A single Plasmodium cynomolgi strain B DNA, scaffold: 1561, whole genome shotgun sequence DNA region contains:
- a CDS encoding CYIR protein (putative;~vir-type antigen): MSQEPDYEIFQNKREYQKNEGFIDLNEYTDETSFCGDTKSSFKSNSDAVDICKKFVILFKLLNTEL, encoded by the exons ATGTCACAAGAACCGGAC TACGAAATTTTCCAAAACAAGAGGGagtaccaaaaaaatgaaggcttCATCGATTTGAACGAGTACACGGATGAGACTTCCTTCTGCGGTGATACGAAGTCTTCCTTTAAGTCCAATTCTGACGCGGTAgatatttgcaaaaagttTGTAATACTATTTAAACTTCTAAACACTGAACTATGA